TATACCGATACGCACTGGGAAGGCAAGGTCGGCGAAATGCTGTTTTACGATCATGCGCTCACCGATGAAGAGATGAAAGGTATTTCAGCCTTTTTGAGACAGAAATGGATCAGTACCGCCGAACTGGAAAGCCCAAGGGTTCATATTTCCTGGCCGGGCATTACCGCTTTGGAAGAGGAAGAATTTGTGGTTGAAAAAGTGAGTATTTATCCTAACCCGGTAGGCGACAGATTAATCATCGAAAGTGGGTTGGATGGGAATTTTCGCCTCAAACTTTTTAATGTGCATGGAGCGTTATTAGAGGATCGGATCGTTGACACCCGTAAGGAGGAAATTGATGTGTCCGGGCTCACTGCCGGATTGTATTATATTGAGATAATAGAAAGCGATGGAAAGCGACAAGTGGGTAGGTTTGTCAAAATGTAATGGGTTCCATTTGCAATGCATCTTGTTAATGGTGAATAGTGAATGAATGTTGGGATAAAGGGTAAGGTTTAAATGCAAAGTCCGCCAGGGTTACGCAAGGAACACAACGGATTCAATGGTAACGGAATACGATTGATGAAAACGGGATGAGAAAAATCTCTCCCTTTTTTCATTCCTCCTGGCGCACTTTGCGAACCCCCTTGCGCGCCTTGCGTTTAAAAAAGCTTAGTCAAACCGGGGATTACCTGAGAAAACAGAGGCAAGGATCCTGATTCATAAGTTACGACAAATGGTCGATCACCCGCTTTAACTTTTGCTGAATTTCATAAGCTATGTCCCCCAAATTTTCATTTTCAACGGATATCATCGATGCGATAGGATCCACTGCGGAAACTTCGATAGCGCCGTTTTTATTTTCCTGCACAATCACATTGCAGGGGAGAAATACGCCGATCTTATCCTCACCTTGTATGGCTTTATAGGCGTATTGAGGATTGCAGGCTCCCAGAATTTTATATTTTTTGATATCGACGTCAATTTTCTTTTTCAAAGTGGCCTGGAGATCGATTTCGTTCAGGACGCCAAAACCTTCTTTTTTTAATTCCGCGGTTACTTGTTCGATAGCGTCATCGAAATGATTGCTGGTAAGAATTTTGCTGAAATAATAAGCCATAATGTTGTGTTTACTTGTTAATGAATGGTATAAAATAGAACAATCATTAACCTTGAAGGTTTTACTTTTTGGGAAGTATCCTTAGTAAATTTTTACGCTTCTTATGCTCCATTTTTTATCACTAAACACCAACCATCCTTTCCCTGTCAAAATCAATGCCCTCCCGGACAAATACATATCCCAATTGATTGGACAACATTTCAGTGCCATCAATTTTAAAAGGGGGTTTATTCCTATGACTGTGACCATAAATCCAATAATCAACCTGGCTTTTGGCAATTTCATCTGTCAAATCAACGCAGAAACCTTCATTGAGCAGACTTCCCATGAATTCCGGAACATTACATTGGAGGCTTGGAAGGTGATGGGTTGCTACAATTGTTTTTAATCCATCGGAAGTGGAAATTTCTTTTTGCAGCCATTGCCAGGAAGTTTGGAAAAGCTCATTATAACTTTCAATGGTCAATCGTCTGTTTTTGAATTGGATTAGTTTAAAATCATTCATGCCGGCTAAAATAGCATGGACTTCTTTCTCAATTTTTGACCACAAAGTAGTGAAGATCAATTTGGTGTCATGGAGGATTCGGGTGGTATTGTTGACCAAAAAAACATTTGATTTGACTTGATATTCATAGTCCGTTTCTAAGCAAATTTCAGCATCAAAGCCACCATAAAATTCATGATTCCCGGGGATCAGGAAAACCTGGTCAAAGTCTTTTGAAACCTGCTCAAAAAAAGGATGGTCCTTAAAATGTCGCCCCAGATGAAAGGTGTCTCCGGCGATGATCAAAATATCTCCTTTCGGAATCAGCGGATTTCTTTTTAACCAATTCCAGTTTTGGGGAAATTCAAGATGCAGATCAGAACAATACTGTATTTTCATAAGCTAAAGATACTCGTTATAATTTTTTGTCAAATACGATGGAGCACCCTTTTTACGAATCAAACCAATTTGTACTGAATTTTTGTAAAGAAAAAAATCCGTTTCTATTCGTCCAATCCGTTTTATCCGCGTTCCACCATCCCTTTTTCCTCAAAAAAATCCGTTCACAACCGTCCAATCCGTTTTATCCGCGTTCCACCATTCCTTTTTCCTCAAAAAAATCCGTTTCTATTCGCCCAATCCGTTTTATCCGCGTTCCACCATCCCTTTTTCCTCAAAAAAATCCGTTCACAACCGTCCAATCCGTTTTATCCGCGTTCCATCCTCCTTTCCCAAAAAAATCCGTTCTCATTCGCCCAATCCGTTTTATCCGCGTTCCACCATCCCTTTTTCCTCAAAAAAATCCGTTCACAACCGTCCAATCCGTTTTATCCGCGTTCCACCATTCCTTTTTCCTCAAAAAAATCCGTTTCTATTCGTCCAATCCGTTTTATCCGCGTTCCATTCTCCTTTTCCCAAAAAAATATCCCGTTCCCCAAAAATCTTCCCTAAATTCGCAACGAACATCTGCAAGACCTCAATCTATGTACAAAAAAGAAACACAAAAGGCGCTCTACGAATTGTCAAAGGCCTACCTGGATGAAAAAAGTGCCGAGCGGCAAAAGCCTTTACAGGATCAGTTGCCGGATCTTCGTGAGTTGATCACTTACCACGAATGGCGTTATTATATCCTCAATGATCCTGTCGTTAGTGATTTTGAATACGATACGATTTTCAAACAGCTGGAGGCCATAGAGGAAGCACATCCCGATTGGATTACGCCCGATTCTCCGACCCAGCGGGTGTCAGCTGACCTGACGTCGGATTTTCCTTCCGTGGAACACCTCACGCCCATGTTGTCCCTGGGCAATTCCTATAATGCCGAGGATCTTATCGATTTCGATCAGCAGATCAAACGACTGCTCAATATGTCTGAGGAGGAGGATATTGAATACGCTGTAGAACCCAAATTTGATGGAGGATCTATTGCCCTGGTGTATGAAAATGATGTATTGGTCAGGGCGGCTACCCGCGGAAACGGCGCCGTAGGAGATGACATTACCAACAATGGGAAAGCGATCTTCTCCATTCCACTCCGGGCTGATTTTTCCAGCGTTGGAATCTCCAGGGTGGAGGTGCGTGGCGAGGTCCTTATCCGTAAGGATCGTTTTGAAGCCATGAACAAAGAACGGAGCGAAACTGACCAGATGATCTTTGCGAATGCGCGTAATGCAGCCACGGGAGGATTGCGGATGAAAGACCCCCGGGAGGTGGCGAAGCGAAATCTGGAAGCATTTATTTACACCCTAGGTTATGCGGTGGATAGTGCGGGCGTGGATCGGATGGAACATTTTGCGACCCATAATGAAAGTTTATCTTTCCTCTCTTCTATTGGTTTTAAAGTCCCGCAGGCCGAAAGGAAAGTATGTAAGAATATCCGTGAAGCTGTTGATTTTTGCCTGCACTGGCAGGAAAAACGCGATACCTACGAATACGAAATCGACGGCATGGTGGTAAAAGTAAATAGCAGGGAATTGCAGGAACGTGCCGGTTATACAAGTCACCATCCCCGGTGGGCTATTGCGTTCAAATTCCAGGCTAAACAGGCCACCACTAAACTGGAAAGTGTGGAATACCAGGTAGGTAAGATTGGTTCCATCACCCCCGTGGCCAAGGTGACCCCCGTTCCGCTGGCCGGCGTAACGATATCATCCATCTCCCTGCACAATGCCGATTTTATTGCCGAAAAAGACCTTCACCTCAACGATACTGTTCTCATCGAAAGGGCGGGAGATGTGATCCCATACATTGTCAAAGCCATGCCCGAATTGAGGGATGGCAGTGAAGAACCCATAGTGTTTCCAAAAGTTTGCCCCGTCAACACGACGGATACCCCGATCGAGCTGGTGCGAATGGAAGGCGAAGCCGCCTGGCGTTGTCCGAATTGTGTCTGTGGAGCCCAGGATTTGCAGCGGATCATCTTTCATGTCTCCAAACCGGCCATGAATATTGACGGCATGGGCAAATCCATTGTTGAGCGTTTTTATGAACTCGGATGGATACGGGATATTGCCGATGTGTACCAGCTGGACTATGAAAAAATTGGCCAGCTCGAAGGTTTCGGAGAAAAATCAGCCGAGAATCTGCGTGAGGCTATTGAAAAGGCCAAAAAAAGCCCGATCCACCGACTCCTGCACAGTCTGACCATTCACCACATGGGACAAAAAGTATCCAAACTACTGGCCCAGGAAATCAATTATGTATTGGATTTGCAACACTGGACTGAGGAGGATTATACCAATATCAAAGACGTAGGTCCCAAGGTAGCCGAAAATGTACGCCGTTTTTTTGCAGATGAGCATAACATTGCCGTGTTGAAAAAAATGGAGGCTTTGGGCGTGAATATGTACCAGACCGATGAAGATAGACCCCGTGAAATTTCCGGTGATGCGCCTCTCGCCGGCAAGACCATCCTTTTTACGGGCACACTGGAGCAAATGAGCCGAAAGGAAGCACAGATGAAAGCCGAAGCGGCCGGCGCTCGTAACATTAGTGCAGTAAGTTCAAAACTATCCATCCTCGTGGCGGGTGAAAAAGCAGGTTCCAAACTCAAGAAAGCCCAGGCGCTTGGTACGGTGCAGATCCTTACGGAACAGGAGTTTCTGGATTTGGTTGGTTAAAAATACCATTTTCCTAAAAATCAGTATTTTTAACCAACCAAATCCATTAAAATTATGAAAAACACCCTTTTAACCTTAAGCTTTCTTTTGCTGTACTGTTTCGCTTTTGCCCAGTTGGATTCTCCCAAACCCATTATCTTTATCACCGATGCCAGCGGTTCCATGTGGCAAAAAATCGGAGATGATTTTAAAATTACCGTGGCTCGCGAAGTCCTTGGGGATCTTACTGCCAACATGCCGGAAAACCAGCCCCTGGGACTGGTGGCCTACGGGCATCGTGAAAAGGGCGATTGCAACGATATTGAAGAATTGCTGCCCATGACCAACCTCGACAAAGCGGCATTCCAAAAGGCGATGAAGGGCCTCAATCCTTTGGGGAAAACTCCCCTGGCCCAATCAGCCCGGTTTGTCATCGAAAAATTAAAAATCAGCGGACAGTCGGCCACCATCATTCTCATTACTGACGGGATAGAAACCTGCGAAGGCGTTCTTTGTGATGTGGTAAAAGAAGCCAAAGCGGCCGGTATAGATTTTGTGATGCATGTGGTAGGATTTGACCTGGGCGATGCAGACAGGGCGCCATTGGAATGTGCTGCCCGGGAAGGTGGTGGACTGTATATCGACGCTTCCGATAAGGATCAACTATCGCAGGCCGTGAAGCAAACAACTGAAGTGACAGTGGATGTGCCCAAAGGAAGATTGTCCGTGCTGGTGAGACGTAATGGAGAACTTATTGACGGAGCCATTCGTGTCCTAAAACCAGGAACCGATATCGACATTACGGGTATCAGAAGTTATAAGGGACCGGAAACAAATCCTGCGCTGATCAATGTTCCGGCAGGAAAATACGATGTAGAAGTAAGTGTGGTGGGCCAACGCGGAATTCCTGTGATGAGAAAGGAAAGCATCCTTGTCGTTGACTCTAAGGTTTCTGAACAGGTTTTTGATTTCTCCACCGGATTTTTGTCGTTAACGGTAACCAATCAGGGAACCCTTCACGATGCTGCTGTGAAAATACGTTTGTATGGAGAAAGTGAAACGGTAGTTTCTAACCGCACCTACGAAAGCGCAGCAACCAACCCGATGAATAAAGAACTGGCGCCGGGCGTTTATGACGTCATTATCAATTCGGTAACCATTAAAGGAATCACCTCAAAAGCGATCATTGGCAGGGTACATATCAAGGCCAATGAAACGACTTCCCTTGTCCATGAATTTCAAAGCGCCGAATTATCGGTTGGAGCCTCTTTTAAAGGAGCCCTTTGTGATGCGGCTGTTGATATTTATTCTCTGGATACACGGCATTCGGTTGATGCGAGGAGAACTTATGCCAGTGCCTCCTCCAATCCCAAAAAATTTATTCTGAGTCCCGGAACTTACGAGGTAACCGTTAAAGGAATAAAAGTGGAAGGTGATCCGGAAGAGGTGTTTAAAATTACCATTAAGAATGGTGAAAAAGTGGAGCGATGGGTGAAGTGGTAGGGAGGTGCTCTATTTCTTTCCCTCTACCACAATCACGATTTCTCCTTTTACTTTAGCCTGGTCGCCGTAATGGGCTATGAGTTCTTCCAAAGTAGTGGTTTTCACATCTTCGAATAACTTGCTGATCTCCCTGCAAACAGCAGCTCGCCTGTCTGCCCCACAAAATTCAGCGAGTTGGGACAGGCATTTCACGAGCCGGTTGGGAGATTCATATAGTACAAAAGTATTTTCCAAAGATGCCAGGTGGATCAATCTCGTTTGTCTTCCTTTTTTATGGGGTAAAAAACCTTCGTAGTGAAAACGATCACAAGGAAGTCCGGAGGCGACGAGTGCGGGAACAAAGGCTGTTGGACCAGGCAGACACTCTACTTTGATGCCTTCATTGACACAGGCGCGAATCAACAAAAAACCAGGATCGGAAATACCGGGAGTACCGGCATCCGAAATCAAGGCAACGTTGGCGGCTTCAGACTTCAGCTGCTCGACGAGCCCCAGGGTAACCTTGTGTTCATTGTGGGCATGATAGGAACGAAGGGGAGTGTCTATATTGTAGTGGGACAATAGTTTTTTCGAAGTTCTTGTATCTTCTGCGAGAATGAAGTCTGCTTCTTTCAGCAGCCTTATAGCTCTGAGGGTAATGTCTTCGAGGTTTCCGATGG
This sequence is a window from Lewinellaceae bacterium. Protein-coding genes within it:
- a CDS encoding DUF302 domain-containing protein — its product is MAYYFSKILTSNHFDDAIEQVTAELKKEGFGVLNEIDLQATLKKKIDVDIKKYKILGACNPQYAYKAIQGEDKIGVFLPCNVIVQENKNGAIEVSAVDPIASMISVENENLGDIAYEIQQKLKRVIDHLS
- a CDS encoding metallophosphoesterase, coding for MKIQYCSDLHLEFPQNWNWLKRNPLIPKGDILIIAGDTFHLGRHFKDHPFFEQVSKDFDQVFLIPGNHEFYGGFDAEICLETDYEYQVKSNVFLVNNTTRILHDTKLIFTTLWSKIEKEVHAILAGMNDFKLIQFKNRRLTIESYNELFQTSWQWLQKEISTSDGLKTIVATHHLPSLQCNVPEFMGSLLNEGFCVDLTDEIAKSQVDYWIYGHSHRNKPPFKIDGTEMLSNQLGYVFVREGIDFDRERMVGV
- the ligA gene encoding NAD-dependent DNA ligase LigA: MYKKETQKALYELSKAYLDEKSAERQKPLQDQLPDLRELITYHEWRYYILNDPVVSDFEYDTIFKQLEAIEEAHPDWITPDSPTQRVSADLTSDFPSVEHLTPMLSLGNSYNAEDLIDFDQQIKRLLNMSEEEDIEYAVEPKFDGGSIALVYENDVLVRAATRGNGAVGDDITNNGKAIFSIPLRADFSSVGISRVEVRGEVLIRKDRFEAMNKERSETDQMIFANARNAATGGLRMKDPREVAKRNLEAFIYTLGYAVDSAGVDRMEHFATHNESLSFLSSIGFKVPQAERKVCKNIREAVDFCLHWQEKRDTYEYEIDGMVVKVNSRELQERAGYTSHHPRWAIAFKFQAKQATTKLESVEYQVGKIGSITPVAKVTPVPLAGVTISSISLHNADFIAEKDLHLNDTVLIERAGDVIPYIVKAMPELRDGSEEPIVFPKVCPVNTTDTPIELVRMEGEAAWRCPNCVCGAQDLQRIIFHVSKPAMNIDGMGKSIVERFYELGWIRDIADVYQLDYEKIGQLEGFGEKSAENLREAIEKAKKSPIHRLLHSLTIHHMGQKVSKLLAQEINYVLDLQHWTEEDYTNIKDVGPKVAENVRRFFADEHNIAVLKKMEALGVNMYQTDEDRPREISGDAPLAGKTILFTGTLEQMSRKEAQMKAEAAGARNISAVSSKLSILVAGEKAGSKLKKAQALGTVQILTEQEFLDLVG
- a CDS encoding VWA domain-containing protein, with the protein product MKNTLLTLSFLLLYCFAFAQLDSPKPIIFITDASGSMWQKIGDDFKITVAREVLGDLTANMPENQPLGLVAYGHREKGDCNDIEELLPMTNLDKAAFQKAMKGLNPLGKTPLAQSARFVIEKLKISGQSATIILITDGIETCEGVLCDVVKEAKAAGIDFVMHVVGFDLGDADRAPLECAAREGGGLYIDASDKDQLSQAVKQTTEVTVDVPKGRLSVLVRRNGELIDGAIRVLKPGTDIDITGIRSYKGPETNPALINVPAGKYDVEVSVVGQRGIPVMRKESILVVDSKVSEQVFDFSTGFLSLTVTNQGTLHDAAVKIRLYGESETVVSNRTYESAATNPMNKELAPGVYDVIINSVTIKGITSKAIIGRVHIKANETTSLVHEFQSAELSVGASFKGALCDAAVDIYSLDTRHSVDARRTYASASSNPKKFILSPGTYEVTVKGIKVEGDPEEVFKITIKNGEKVERWVKW
- the rsmI gene encoding 16S rRNA (cytidine(1402)-2'-O)-methyltransferase, translating into MLHVIPTPIGNLEDITLRAIRLLKEADFILAEDTRTSKKLLSHYNIDTPLRSYHAHNEHKVTLGLVEQLKSEAANVALISDAGTPGISDPGFLLIRACVNEGIKVECLPGPTAFVPALVASGLPCDRFHYEGFLPHKKGRQTRLIHLASLENTFVLYESPNRLVKCLSQLAEFCGADRRAAVCREISKLFEDVKTTTLEELIAHYGDQAKVKGEIVIVVEGKK